In the Numida meleagris isolate 19003 breed g44 Domestic line chromosome 5, NumMel1.0, whole genome shotgun sequence genome, one interval contains:
- the CHCHD1 gene encoding coiled-coil-helix-coiled-coil-helix domain-containing protein 1 encodes MAAPVYPAWVGRWVSGQWRQRKRPPAVRPTRPLVLANKVANRRELAGEATCLTEMSVMMACWKQNDFNDKACAEEIRTFYDCVAKAEEERREKKDEYALSPKGNISSSKVNSLLRRFPNITRYV; translated from the exons ATGGCGGCGCCCGTTTACCCGGCTTGGGTGGGCCGCTGGGTCTCCGGGCAGTGGCGGCAGAGGAAGCGGCCCCCGGCTGTCCGCCCCACCCGGCCGCTGGTGCTGGCCAACAAGGTGGCGAACCGCCGAGAGCTGGCGGGAG AGGCGACTTGTCTTACAGAGATGTCAGTAATGATGGCCTGCTGGAAGCAGAATGACTTCAATGATAAAGCTTGTGCTGAGGAGATCCGGACATTCTATGACTGCGTGGCAAAGGCAGAA GAGGAGCGCAGGGAGAAAAAGGACGAGTACGCTCTGTCACCCAAGGGAAACATATCTTCAAGCAAAGTGAACAGTCTCCTGAGGAGGTTTCCTAATATTACACGTTATGTGTAA